In Thiomicrorhabdus sp., the genomic stretch TCAAAATAACAGTCACCCCCAACTCTTTTAAACGCGACAAAACGGGCAACACCGGACGATATTCGTAATCGTGATGGTTCAGCAAAGTCCCGTCTAAATCGGTAAAAAGATAGTTCAACTGCATAATTCCTCCAGACAATAAGCCTCCCCCGTACAAGCAGGTTTCCGGCCAACTTTTTCTCCCACACTCGGCCGATGCCCAAAACACAAAACGTCATCTAGCTGTTACACAAGGTTCATAAATCATTAAAAAAGCGTGATTAAGATGAGCTGATAAGCAAAATGCGCGAACTTTCGACTGCAAATCACGTCTCCATCTAAACAAAGGTAAGCCCCCAGATGCAAGTCGCTTCCGAAGTGAAAACCAAGAACCTTTTGGACAAAGCCGTTAACAACACCGGTATCTTCAGCCGAAAAGGGCTGCTGGATCGATTATTTACCGCCTGGTTCGACCGGCTTGTCTACCCGCAGATATGGGAAGATCCTCAAGTTGACATTGACGCTTTGCAGCTGAACGAGCAATCACGCATCTTCACGATTTCCTCCGGCGGATGCAATGTTCTGAACTATTTAAGCGTACAGCCGGCATCGGTTACCGTCGTCGATTTAAACGAAGCGCATATCGCCCTGATCAAACTGAAGCTGGCCGCACTGGAACACTTCCCGGATTTCGAAACCTTCTTCGACTTTTTTGGCAAAGCCAACCTGACCAAAAATCGGGATCGCTATCACGCCTATCTGCGCCCGCATCTTGACGAAAAAACCCGCGAATACTGGGACAGCAAAGAACATCTTTTCTCCAAAAAACGCATCGAATTCTTTACCGACGGCTTTTACCGACACGGCCTGCTGGGACAATTTATCGGCTTGATTCACTGGGTCAGTAAGCGCCTTGGCTACGACATTTCCAAAGTCATGCAAGCCCGCACGCCAGAAGAACAGCAAACTCTGTTCGATCAGCATGTCGCTCCTGTCTTCGATACCCGACTGATCAAATTTCTATGCAACCGATCGATCGTCATGTACAGCCTAGGGATTCCTCCGGCGCAGTTCGACGAAATGAACAAGGACTCCAAACAAAAATCTCAGGGAATGCACGAACTGTTGAAAGAACGTGCCCGTCGCCTTGCCTGCGATTACCCGCTGACCGAAAATTATTTTGCCTGGCAGGCTTACGGCCGCGAATACGATGTTCATCACCGCAAGGCTCTGCCGCCCTATCTTCAGGAACAGAATTTCGACATTCTTAAGCAAGATTACCAGCGGGTTCACGTCTCTCACCAGTCGATGACCGAACGTCTGAAACAGATGCCGGCCAACAGTTTGAACGCCTATCTGTTTTTGGATGCTCAGGACTGGATGGATCAGGAGCAGCTGACCGAGCTGTGGCAGGAAGTTAACCGCACCGCCATGCCGAATGCGCGGGTTGTTTTTCGCACCGCCGGTTGTCTTTCGCCTTTGGAAGAGAAACTTCCGACAGAACTGCTGTCGTGCTGGAACACCGATCAAGAAGCCAACCGCAACTGGACCCGTCAAGATCGTTCAGCCATCTATGGCGGCGTTTTCATGTATCAGAAGCAGGCTTGACGCATGTTCCACGACTACCGTTACGACTCGTTTGGCGTCAACCCCGAACTGTTCACGACCTCTGGAACACAAAGATTCGTCTTTGCCCTGCAAACCATGCAGGAGATGAATCAGGGAATTCAAAACGTCAAAACCGAGCTGGAAACGGTGGAATTCGCCAATCACAGCCTTCCGGCAACCCGTAACGAAGACGAATACAGCAACAGCTATGTCTGCTCTTTGTACAACGCTTACATCGACTATGCCCGCGCCGAACTTGGATTATTAAAAAATCCCATGCTTCAAGTCTTGCTAAAAAGCATCATCTGGCAGGCAGGCATCCTTCTGAAATGGGGGAAAATCAATCGCACCTTGTCGATCAACAATTGGCTTTTCTCGACCAATCTCGTCCCGAATCTGTCCGCCTGTGATCTGAGAGCAGAAACCCGTCGTCTAGCGCTGGCCAATCCTCACCACAGCCTGACAATCCGTTCCTTGAATACCCATACCGATGCGGAAACCATCGAAGCACTGAAAAACAATGGCTGGCTGCTGATGCCCTCGCGCCAGGTTTATCTTTTTCCCAATGGGGAACGCGAATGGTGGAAGCGCAACAACGTCAAAAACGACCAGCGTCTGTTGCGTAAAACGGAACTTCAACTGGTAACACCGGAAGAACACAAGCACGAAGATTTCGCCGACGTCGCCAAATGTTTTCAAAAACTGTTCATCGACAAACACTCCGAATTCAATCCGCAATTCAGTGAAGATTATCTAGCCTGTCTACACCGCCATAAACTGGTTGAATTTTTCAGTTTTCGCAACGACGAAGGACGAATCGTCGCAACTTTGGGCATGTTCACCCAACACAATATTGTGACGGCTCCCATCGTCGGCTACGACACCGACCTTCCGAAATCGCTCGGCCTCTACCGTCTGGTCATGGCACAACTGCTCAAACTCTGCTACGAACGCAACCAATGCCTGAACCTGAGTTCCGGTGCCAGTCATTTCAAGCGCCAACGCGGCGGGGTTGCCGAGGTCGAATATACCGCGCTTTATGTACGTCACCTGCCATTGAAACAGCGCCTGATTCTAGGAAACTTTGCCCGACTGCTAAACCGTTTCGGGCCCGGTTTTTTACAAAAATACGAACTTTAAGCGAATCAACTTCACCGGGAAAACACTTTCTATGAACAAGCTCATCGATCACGCGCCGTTTTTGAACCAACTCGAAGACGAAATCGCCGGCAGCAATTTTGCGATGGAACCGGATCATCACAAGGTCAACCGTTACAGAACCATCTGGTTTTCTGACAGCCATCTTGGCTCCAAAGGCTGTAAAGCCGAATTTCTGAGCGACTTTCTCAAACACAACGATTGCGAAACCCTGATTATGGTCGGCGACATCATCGATGGCTGGAAAATGCGCAAAAAAGTCTTCTGGCCGCAGGAACACACCAATGTTATCCGCCGCATCCTTACCCGCGCCAAACGTGATACCAAAGTGATCTACATCACCGGCAATCACGACGACATGCTGCGCCGCTATTCCGGTATCGATTTCGGCAACATTCACCTGGTGGACGAATATCTGCACATTACGGCTGACGGAAGAAAACTGTGGTGCATCCACGGCGACCAGTTCGACGGCGTTATCCAGTGCCATCGCTGGCTCGCCTACTGCGGAGACGTCATGTACGAATCCATGTTGCACCTCAACCGCTGGTACAACCAGTTACGCCGCAAATTCGGATTCGGCTACTGGTCTCTGTCCGCGTATCTGAAGCACAAGGTCAAACGTGCGGTCAATTTCATTTCCGATTTCGAAGAGGCTGTCGCCAAAAGCGCTCTGCAGAAGAATATGGACGGCGTGGTTTGCGGCCATATCCATCACCCGGAAATTCGTAGCATCCACGAAAATGTCATGTACTACAATTGTGGCGACTGGGTCGAATCCTGTACTGCACTGGCAGAAGATTTCGATGGCAACATTCATCTGATTCGCTGGGTCGACATCGACCACCAAAACGCTGAACAGCCCGAAACCGACTCGAAAGAAACGACACTGCAATCTCCGGCCTAATCGCCCCGCAACCTTCTCCGATCTCTCAAGAGCGCCGCAAAGCTTCCGGCCGAAAACCCAATCGGCCGGGGCCGGAAGCCAACCGGGAACAATCAAGACAAATTCCTCCTCGCAATCAAATTTGCAACTGTTAA encodes the following:
- a CDS encoding GNAT family N-acetyltransferase, whose protein sequence is MFHDYRYDSFGVNPELFTTSGTQRFVFALQTMQEMNQGIQNVKTELETVEFANHSLPATRNEDEYSNSYVCSLYNAYIDYARAELGLLKNPMLQVLLKSIIWQAGILLKWGKINRTLSINNWLFSTNLVPNLSACDLRAETRRLALANPHHSLTIRSLNTHTDAETIEALKNNGWLLMPSRQVYLFPNGEREWWKRNNVKNDQRLLRKTELQLVTPEEHKHEDFADVAKCFQKLFIDKHSEFNPQFSEDYLACLHRHKLVEFFSFRNDEGRIVATLGMFTQHNIVTAPIVGYDTDLPKSLGLYRLVMAQLLKLCYERNQCLNLSSGASHFKRQRGGVAEVEYTALYVRHLPLKQRLILGNFARLLNRFGPGFLQKYEL
- a CDS encoding UDP-2,3-diacylglucosamine diphosphatase, whose protein sequence is MEPDHHKVNRYRTIWFSDSHLGSKGCKAEFLSDFLKHNDCETLIMVGDIIDGWKMRKKVFWPQEHTNVIRRILTRAKRDTKVIYITGNHDDMLRRYSGIDFGNIHLVDEYLHITADGRKLWCIHGDQFDGVIQCHRWLAYCGDVMYESMLHLNRWYNQLRRKFGFGYWSLSAYLKHKVKRAVNFISDFEEAVAKSALQKNMDGVVCGHIHHPEIRSIHENVMYYNCGDWVESCTALAEDFDGNIHLIRWVDIDHQNAEQPETDSKETTLQSPA
- a CDS encoding BtaA family protein, translating into MQVASEVKTKNLLDKAVNNTGIFSRKGLLDRLFTAWFDRLVYPQIWEDPQVDIDALQLNEQSRIFTISSGGCNVLNYLSVQPASVTVVDLNEAHIALIKLKLAALEHFPDFETFFDFFGKANLTKNRDRYHAYLRPHLDEKTREYWDSKEHLFSKKRIEFFTDGFYRHGLLGQFIGLIHWVSKRLGYDISKVMQARTPEEQQTLFDQHVAPVFDTRLIKFLCNRSIVMYSLGIPPAQFDEMNKDSKQKSQGMHELLKERARRLACDYPLTENYFAWQAYGREYDVHHRKALPPYLQEQNFDILKQDYQRVHVSHQSMTERLKQMPANSLNAYLFLDAQDWMDQEQLTELWQEVNRTAMPNARVVFRTAGCLSPLEEKLPTELLSCWNTDQEANRNWTRQDRSAIYGGVFMYQKQA